The genomic window TCGTTTACAATCCCCTGCAGACAAAACTGCTGCGTCAAGCAGAACTTGCAGGCGCCAAGCCGATCGGTGGGGTTGCAATGCTTGTCCACCAGGGAGCTGAAGCATTCCGTATCTGGACAGGTCAAAAGCCACCTGTGGAAGTCATGCGCAAGGCGGTACTGGAGGGGCTGGGTTGAAAATACTCATCATTGGCGGCACCGGGGAAATGGGCCAGTGGTTTGCAACCTTTTTCAAAAGCCGGGGATATGAAGTATGGATCAGTGGGAAAAGTGGAAAAATGGAAGTTGCCGAAAGACTTGGTGTCCATTTTACAGCTGAGCCTGACATTGTAATCCCGACATGTGACATTGTGATAGTTTCAGTACCAATCAACATAACACCCACCCTTATAGAACAGACTGGGCCTAAAATGAAAAAGGGAAGTTTGCTCATGGACCTGACATCGCTGAAGAAAAAACCTGTTGAGGCCATGAAAAGATATGTTCCTGAAAATGTAGAGTTTCTGGGAACCCATCCAATGTTTGGGCCTTCTATTCCCTCCCTGCAGGGCCAGACCTTTATCCTCACACCTGTAGATGGCAGATGTGAAAGATGGTTTGACCATATATTCAACCTCTTAAGTGAAGAAGAGGCGAGTATAGAAGTCATAACTCCCGATGAACATGACCACTTTGTATCCATTGTGCAGGGACTCACCCATTTTGCCTATATTACCATTGGCGCGACCATGCAGAAGCTGGATTTTGATGTGAAAGGTTCCCGGCGTTTTATGAGTCCGGTATATGATATAATGTTAGACTTTGTGGGACGTATCCTGGGGCAAAACCCCGAACTTTATGCCCTGATACAGATGGAAAATCCTGAAGTTATCCGTGTACATGACATATTTATAGAGCGATGCAGACATTTTTCTTCAATGGTACGTTCCCATGACACAGGGCAATTCTGTGAAGACATGAAAGCAGCAGCCCTCCATTTTGGCGACACGTCCTCTGCCTTACGTCGCTCGGACAAACTCATAAACAGCAAGGTAGCCGAATTCGAGGAACTCGTACACTCCACAGGTCATGAAAGGGGACTTTTGCACATATATTCCGGAAAGATGCATGTTGGAATTGTGAAAAAGGTTACTTCAAGTAATGTAACCCTTAAAGAAGGGAAAAAGGAACTGCAACTCAAAATCGGTAACATAAGAATCCTGTCAGCAGATGAACTGAATCACTGGAAAGAGAATAAACTCAAACCAACCCTGCGCGACATCTCTGTTTTCATTCCCCGTTCAGCCAGGCCTTTTACGATACAACAAATCCTGGATTGTCGCATAGATGGTGTAAAAGTCGAAACTATCGATACCTATCCACACAAAAAGGGTCCGAGTGCAACCTTCCGTTTAAACATACGCGGCGATCTGGACGCCTACGAAATACACAGGGAAATGGAAGAATTACTGGAAGGCATGGGATGTAGCCTGCGCAAGTAAAGCAATTATTTATGCCAGCAGTCACATAGCCGATCAAAGACAACACAGGGTGATAGGTTGAAAAAACAAACACAAAAAAGTGGAGTGAAAGCTCTTTTCGGGAAAGATATTACCGAATACCTCAGGTTTTACAAAATGGGACTGCTTCTGATAGCAGGGCTGGGCATATATCTCGGACTCATGGGATTATACCTGATAATTGTTGATAATAACTACATTCCAGGTATTGCCCTTTTTATTGCAGCCCTTCTCATATCCCCGCCACCCATCGGGATATCAAATATGATAATCAGGCATTTCAACATAGAACTTTCAATGGGACTAAAATTAGGAATAGCCACCATGCTGATGTTTATTGCATGGTGGCAACTGGGATTTTAAAGAGGGCTGACAAGATCTTCCAGGGCTGACCTGGGATCTTCTGCCTTTACTATACCTGATGCAAGCAGAACGCCTACAGAACCAAGATCCATTGCAGCGGTGAGGTCTTCTCCCCGGGAAATACCCGCCCCACACAAAACCTGAACATCAGGATTTATTCTTTTTACAGCTTCAACCGAGCCTTTCACAACATCCGGGTCAGCCTGAGAAACCGGTACACCCGTGCCAATAAGTTCGGGAGGTTCCACCGCAACATATTCCGGAGCCAGGGCAGCAGCTGCTGCTGTTGTGGGAATATTATTGGTACACACGATCGTGGTCAGGCCTTCAGCCCGTGCTGCACTCACCGATGCTTCAATATCAGCAAGGTTGAGCCTGCGTTCGGAATGATTGATAAGACAACCCACAGCCCCTGCCTGTTGTACACAGGAAGCCATTACGTGGCCTGTATTGCTACCCGGTGAAACACCATCCACATGCTGAGCATAGACAGGTACATCCACCTGAGAAGCAACCCTGTAGATGTCACAAAGTTGGGGAGCAACTCCAATGGTCACTCCCGCTTCTGCGGCTACATCCCTGCAAGCAGCAGCAATTTTTACTGCTGCCTCACCTGTACCCTGTGAATAGGTTTTGAAGTTCACAACTATCAGGGGCGAGTCCATGGGAATCTCCTCAGAAATCAGTCATTACCCTGAATTGGTCTATCTCGGGCTTATTCAGACCTTCGACAAACTGTTCTGCAGACTGGCGTATATCCTTGGAATTGGTAATTGCACGTCCGACAACAAGGACATCCGCACCTGCCTTGAGAGCATCAGGGATTGTATGCACACGCACCCCACCGGCGACTGCCACAAGGATCTTAGGCGACAGTTCCTTGATAGCCTCAATGCTACCCCATGCATAAGCGGTATCCTCTACATCTATGGCGCGGTGAAGCTCCACAACATCAGGAAGCTCATTGAGTTTTTCCAGTACATCCATCGGATCCGGATGGTTGAGTGTATCCATTACCGCATAGATTCCCGTCTTGTGAGCCTCGGATATTGCCTTTTCAAGAGTTGGTACCGGTGCAAGGGCGGAAACCACAATTGCATCAGCTGTGGCATCTGCCACCATACGTGCCTCAAGGTTACCGGTATCCAGTGTCTTCAGGTCAGCCACGATGAAAGCATCCGGTTTGACTTCACGCAGTTTGGTGATTACATCCACACCGTAACGTTTGATCAGAGGGGTGCCCGCTTCAAGGATGAGGTGGTCACTCTTGGGCAGCTGTCTTACAACATTGAGCACTGCTTCCAGATTCGGATTATCCAGTGCTACCTGCAGATATGGAGGGTCCCATAGTCTGGAAACCTTGAATCCCATAATTGCATGGGAACCCTTGTCCTTTTCATCCAGTACAGTGTCTACGGCAGGGAAATTTTCCATTGCCCTTTTCAGTGCAAGTTTGGTAGCACCGTAATTATACCTGTAGATGCGGTTGTAATCCAAAGCCTGAGGGTGTATGAACACACTGGCCACGATCACAAGATCATCTGCTTTTTCTTTGGGCACAATTTCTTCTTCCACGGCATCTGCAACCGCTTTTGAAACCGCTGCCTGTGCAGGACCAAATATCTGGGATGCCTGGTCCATATTCTTTACAGTTACCTTGGGAACGATGAGGGTGGAAGGTTTTGTGGGTAGGTTCGGCCTGATCACAGAAAGCAGGGGAGTATGCCCTGCGGATAACTGAGTCATACCGGTGGCAAAGGCCTGCCCAACAGGTCCTTCCTTATCACCGATCATAAGATCAATATGTGCGAGTTCGGGTTCCTCGCCAATAAGTGCTTCTCCAATTAACATCATGCTCGATCAGCTGCTAGATTGGAATGAACGTATATATGATTTCTGATGAAATAAACTCAAACCGTATATACATAATTATTTATTTTTTGGGCAACTGATATTGATATGTGCTGCGGAAAACCTATTCCATGATATCGGGCGACAAAAGGATTAAAAAATTACATCTGTTGATCGCTTTTGTTGCAACATACTTTGCCATCTGGCTTCCTGACATACAGGGAGTTTTAGGAATGGAAAATGTGAACATTAGTTCCACACTGGTTTTCGGCACACTGAACGGACTGCTTCTTGGCCCGATATATGGGGCCATTGTATCCCTTGCGGCTATTTCAGTCCATCGCATAGCACATGTTGATATGCTGCTTAATAATCCATTCTATCTCATAAGCCCTCTATTCCTTGCAAGTGCCTCCTTTGTAGCGGGACTGGCAATCGCGGGGAAGAAAAAGAAAGCAATCATTCTCCCGTGCCTATTAATCGCGGCCTGGTTCGCAACAGAGGTAGGCAGAGAGATTTTTTATTACCCCTGGTTACACATATTATCTATTGCATTTTTCCTTACTTTTACCAGAATAGAAAACAAAATATCCTTTTTTTCCAAAAACAAAGGATATCTGTATCTTTTTGCATGTTCACTACTTGCCGTCTCCACAGACCATCTTGCAGGAAGCCTGTCAGCACTCTTTATATTCGACCTTGGAAGCAGTATGTATAAAGAGGTAATATTTATTTACCCGCTTGAAAGGATATTAATTGCGACTATATCAGCTCTTATATTCTACGCTTTCATCGTGTGGATCAACCTGCTGAAAGCAAATGCCAGTGTGCTGAACGAAAACGAAGAACACAATGTCAAAGATGTAATGGATTATATCAATAGCGAAGTAAAAGACATAATTGAAAAAGAAAAATGAATTAATAATTGATACTATTCTTCAATCTATCAATAGCACTGGAAAAAGGATGGGAAGGTTCTTTGACAGTAAATACTTTGGAGAGGCCATGCATGGATACCTCACACATGCATGGAATCGAAGTAAGCACAGGAACTCCATATTTTTTGCTCATTTGTAATGATTGTTCATTAAGACACATGTTTTCCACAATCCCACATTTTTTGCCCAGAGGAGTATATATTCCATCAATCGCCTGCTTTATGTTTGTGAGACAGTATTCATTGGGTTTTACTACCATCAGAACGTAATCACTGCTTGCCACAATATTGGCCGATGTGAAATCCACCCCGGGACTTGTATCCATAATTACAACATCAAAACCTTCCTTTTGAAGATTTTTTTTGGATTGAATCAATGCTTTGAGTGCATTTGATTGCCATTTCCTGTCCTTTGAAGAAAATTCCCTGATAGCAGAAATTTCGGGATTGGAGTAACCTACATAAAAACGAGCCTCAGAAGCAATGCTTTTTGAACTGTCGACTATTACTTCCCGTATGTTTTTCTTGTAATCAAAAATATCATTTATCCACTTATCCGAGGGAGGGAACATACCATTGAATGCGCTGGGAGATTTCAGGTCCATATCAAGCAAACAAACATCCTTACCTTCTTTTGCATAAGCACACGCAAGATTGATAGCAACACTTGTTTTTCCCGTACCTCCACGTGGAGAGTGGACTGCAATTGTAAACGTATCTTTCATTTGATTTGCCCACAGATTAATTGCTTAATTAAATAAACCACCATCAATAATAAATTCGTAACAATTATACCAGTTCTTGATGGAAATTTTTTTTGTTTTTAAATGTAGAGACCCATTCTTGAGAATGAAGATGTATTATACATTAATTGCTCTGCTGAATGTTAATCACAGTGATTAATGTAAATTTTTTCCCCGATATATGTATTATGGTAATTGAACTGAAAAAAAGACTTTTCTGCCATTTCTGTACTTATGTACATGACCCATGCGCACAAGCTGATTGAGATAATTGCTTTCAACTGCTCTTTCCTTTGATGTTTTTTCCGAAATCTGTGCAGCGGTTGCAGTTCCCATTTCAAATAAGACGGTAGCTGTTGTGCGCAAATGATCCGGCAGGGAAAGAAGAGTCATTACATCGAGCTCATTTAAATCATCTTCCTGTGAAACATGAGACGAAGAATCCTGCTGGAATAACAGCCTGTCGAGCTTATCGTTGATTTCATTCAAAGCTACAAGAATATTGTTCATTTCAACTTCAGAAACCATATGGCCACCATAAATTGTATTCTAGTATTACAGTAATACTGTATTCCATAAAACTATAAAAAAGTACAGTATGCACAGAAAAGAGTTACAGATATTTTACCATATACGGACCTTCCAGTACATACCCCAGTTTCCGGTAATATTCACGCACTCCAATCCCACTGATAACACTGAGTTTTTCAAAACCGGCATCTTTTGCCATTTTCTCAGCCTCAGAAATCAACCTGAGACCATAACCCCTGTGCTGCCAGTCTTGATCCTTTGCAGATCCACCGACGACAACCATTGAACCATAAACATGTAATTCCCGTACAAGAGCCGAATTATCAAGTTCCGGTCGATGTGGATTGTGCGGAAACCTCAACCTCAAAAATCCAATCAAGATGTCCTGACTGACATCCTCAAAAGAGAGGAAATGTTCCTGCCCACCACAGGAAGAATAGGATTGCACCATAAATTCAATATCTTCTATTGAAGGTGGCCTTTCTTTCAGGATATTATGGCCAACTTCCCTGCAACGTATACACCTGCATTTGCCACCTTTTTGTATAAGTCGCTGGCCTGCAAGCTGGCGAATATTACTTTTTTTCACACCGGCCAATATCTGCTGTGCAGGAATATCCCGCTGGATACGTTGTAGCCGCACCCACTTGGGAAGTATTGCTTTTATGTCAGCAAGCAGTTCCACAGCTTCTTCATCATAGAGGGGAGCGTACTTGCCTGCCCTCCACATTTTTTCAAGCTCTGTACCTTCGGTTACAAGAGTGGGATAGATCTTCAGGAAATCCGGCATGAAACGCGAGTCACTGAACAGTTTCTTAAATGCCCGCAGGTCCCGCTCATTATCCGAACCCGGAAGACGGGGCATTATATGGAAGCCTACTTTCAGGGCACTATCGCGCAATACGCGGTTAGCCTCAGCGGTGTCGGCAACTGTATGGCCCCGACGCATCCTTGAAAGTACAAAATCGTATACACTTTGCACCCCAATTTCCACTTTTGTAGCACCAAAATCCAGAAGCCGGTCTACCTCCACAGGAGATGTCCAGTCAGGACGCGTCTCATATGTTATACCTATGTTGCGAACCGCAGAACTTTCATTGGCCTCCTGTACATCTTCAATAGGAATATAGCCGTAAACATTATGGACGCTATCACGCCATTGATGCCCCTTAAAATCATTCATTGCCTCAAGACAACGTTTGGTGAACCATTCCTGGTAATCCATATTACGGGAGGTGAACGTACCCCCCATGACTATAAGTTCTGCCTTATCGACTTCGTGCCCGATTTCCTGCAACTGTTTCAGACGTGCGTGCACTATCCTGTAGGGGTCATACTCATACTGTATGCCCCTCATGGCAGCAGGTTCCCTTCCCATATAACTCTGGGGAGATTCAAAAGAAGATGCAGGCCCGCCGGGGCAGGGCACACAGATACCGTGAGGACAGGGTGCGGGAGATGTCATAACCGCAATAACAGCCACCCCGGATATCGTTCTTACAGGCTTACGCCGCAGTAGGCTGCGCACAAATTCCTTTTCACCTTCAGAGGCAGCGGCTATCACATCGGAATTACGAGGCAGGGTTGACAGACCATATTGCCTGCTAATGTTCAGCTTTTTCCTGTTGAACTGCACCTTATCCAATGTGGAATCTTCAAGAACCAGCTCAACAAGTTTCCTGCAAGCTTTAGCAAAATCACCCTCATCAGACATTGGCCATCTCCGTGACCAATCGTTCAAGATGTATCCTGTCGTTAGCAGAATTCCTGACATTCAGGTCAGCATCTGCAATCTTCAACAGGATCTGGGCAAGGATTGCGGGAGATTCACCGGTATCACTCACAACCCGATACAAATGCCTGACAATTTCCACTCCGGACATACCTTCTTCAATAAGCATTTTATCAATCGCTTTACGTGCCAGGGGGAAATCCGCAGCTGAGATAGCTTCCTGAAGGGAAGAAATGCCCTCGGGGACATCTTCCATTACTACTTCAAAGATTATGTCTGCAGATAGTTTTTCGCCGGCGTATTGGAGAGCTGCAGACTGGAGAAGCCGCAGGGCACAATCCACATTGCCCTTACAATGACGTGCAAGACCTCCAAGGGCTTCTCGGTCATAAGCAAGACCCTCACTACCAGCAACATCACCAAGGAAACCTACTAGTTCTTCATCCGACACGTAGGTGAAAAATAATTGCAATCCACGGGAGCGCAGGGGAGAAATGAGTCTTGAGGGCTGAGTTGTGGAAAAAATGAACCTGCAGGTGCGACTGTAGCGTTCCATGATCCGGCGCAAAGCATGCTGGGCGCTTTCGTTGAGGGATTCCGCACTATCGACAAATATAATCTTATAATCCGCATCGATTGAACCCATACTGGCATATTCATTTACCAGGTCCTTAAATATCGAAATAACACTTGACCTGATCTTTTTGGGATCATCCGTCCCCAGAAAACGCACAAAACGTTTGTCCCTTACAAGATAACGTTTACCCTGATCGAAAAAATCTGAGGCATTGAAATAGGTGAAGTTGTGCTCAAAATTATCACCATAGATGCCTCTTGCAAGGGCAAATACAGCAGAGGCCTTCCCACTTCCTGCAGGACCGTGGACTACAAGATGAGGCAATTTCCCGGAAGAAGCCAGATGTTGCATTACCGATATTGCCTTTTCATTTCCTACAAAATCATCCAGATCCTGTGGCCTGTATTTCAATGTCCAGAGATCTTTCATTGCACCTCTCCGTCTTCCTGAAGTACTTCTTTTATCACCTTACCGTATACCGGACGGGCAATAAGTACACCGATCAATACACCGACAATGGTGGTTATGGCGAAACCCTTCAGGGCCCCAAAGCCCATGACAACCAGAGGCGACATTGCAATAATAGTGGTTGCAGCGGCTGCAAAGATTATGCTGAAAGCCCGGGTAATCCTCGAAAGGTAAACCTTTGTCGGGGGTAATTTACCCTCATAGAGCACCTCGTCGGTAATTATCACAAGGTGATCGATACCCGTACCTATCACTGCTATTATACCGGCAATGCTTGGAAGATCAAGTTGCCATCCCACAGCTGCAGCAAACCCGAGGATCATGAGTACTTCACTAACAGAAGTGGCCACCATAGGCACAAGAATCTGTTTTTTACCATAACGACGGTAGACTACACCGGCAACTGCAAGCATAGAAAGTAATCCTGCAATAATCGCCTGCAGTTTAAACTGATCTCCCAGGGAGGCATCGACCTGTCCGGAGCCTACGAGCTCCACATTGACCGGCAGGGCTCCTGCACGCAGGTGAATTTGGAGTTGCTCGGCCTGTGTCTTGCTATCTTCATCAACACCAGTGGATGCCTGCCAGGAAGCAATTGGAGTAGTACGTAGAGAGGAAGCAGCTGATGGGCTGAGAGGTGCACCATACACTTCTTCGTCATCCAGATACATATAAAGCCAATGGGAGTTAGGATCATTCACTGCGCCTGTTTCTATCGCTACCTGCTGCAGGGCCACTGCACCTTCCCTGCTAAGTGTGAATGGAGTATACCACTGACCGTCTTGTTGAGAAGGAATACCCACACTGGATATGGAATCACCATAAAGTACATGCCTTGTATTATTACCCTCAACCTGCATTCTTATTTCAAATTTACCTGGCTGCTGTGCAATTTCTTTAGCAGTTGTCAGGTCCACACCTGCAAAATCGATCAGTATGTAGTCATCGCCAACAGTGCGCACTGGTATGTCTCTCAGACCCAGGGCATTGAATTTTTCACTGAGTATATCCACCGTAAGATCTCTTGTCTCTGTACGTACACCCTGCCGGTAGATTTTATTACCGTTTTCATCAGTAAGCAGGAAACCATTGACATCTTCAAGCAAACTTTCAACCGTTTCCTGGTCTGCTTTGGTTCTTATTTCATACTCAATCCCATCAGGAGTCGCATAAGGTACCACTTCAGAACCAAATTCCTCAGAAAGATAGGTGGATATTAATTGCTGTTTGGTTGTGTAAATTGTAATTTCATAGGTGTCACCTCTCTGCGTTATAGACGAATCACTAAATCCCAGTAAGTTCAGGTATGATTGAGTGATTTCCCCTTCTGTTTCTAATGCAATAGATAACCTAGATCGATCCGAAGTTTGCACTACATTTTTGACTGTTACAGGAGAACCTATAGCTTTTTCGATAATTGCACTGGCTGTCAGGCCTTCATCCACATCTGCCTGAATAACAGCTCCCTGCAGGCTTACCTGAAGCCAGGAGCCGCCTTCCAGATCAAGACCGTAATTAAGATTGGAGTTAAAACCATCATCAGATGAGTACCATGGCTGGATTGCAACAAGCGAAATCAAAATTGCAAGGATAAAGATGCGTATTCTCCAATCACTTAAGAGACCTTTTGGCTTTTCTTCACTCATGACTTCACCACCTTTGGGTTTCTCTTTGAATACCACCGTATAATACCTGTGTTTAGAAGCCAGGTGTTTATGATATCGGCAAGCAGACCGAATATCAATACAATCGAAATGTCAGAAAGGAGAGTCATTTGCGATAATGAGGGAATCAATACATAGGAATAAGTCGAAACCATATACATTGCAACAACCGCAGCAAGGGTTGTGGAAGTCATTGTAAGTCCAGTATGCATGGCGAGAGATATTTTTTCATTTGCAGAACCACGGCGTTTAAACATACGTGTCGTGAGTAAAACATCACTATCCACAGAATAACCAATTATCATCAAAAGTGCTGCCACTGTTCCCAGGGAAAGTTCAACTCCTGCAAGGGTCATCAATGCAGCTGCTATACAAATGTCAGATATTGAAGATATAACCACTGCTAAAGAAGGTATAAAATTGCGAAAGACCAAAAAAATCACTACTGACATACCAAGTAGTGAAAGGAGTAAAGCCTGAAGAGCTTGTAACTGCAAATCTTCCCCGTAGATAGCTCCGACCTGCTGGATTTCTACAGAGGAATACGCAGAAATTATGTCTTTTTCAACTTCCAATTGAAGATTCTTTTCCATAGGTCCAAATTGAAGAACTGCTCTATCACCGGTTTTGCGGATATCTACAAGAGGATAGTCCATGTAATTTGACTCCAGTTCCCCAGTGCTTTCATCAGTCTGGAAGGAGATCATTGTTCCACCCTTAAACTCCATACCCAAGTTTACAGGAGTCCCCGACGTGGAATAAGTAAAACCCATAATGAGTAAAGCAATCACAAATATTGCAATTGGTATTGCCACAATTTGCCTGTCAGTATGGCTTTTTATGAAATTGTCAAATTTACCAATAATTAATGACATGATTTTTATGCTCCAATGATGTGAAATTAAATGCCGTTGTGAATGTGAGCTTGCATCAATGCATACTATAATATTATATAAACTGTTTTCTTGCAAACGTGTTTTTATAGATAAAGCGCAATTTTTCAGAATCTTTAACACAGGAGAGGTATACAGTTGTGAACTACCCTCTAAATAAAAACCATCTGGAGTCCTGCTTCAATTATGAGGGAGAAAGATCCCTCGTACATATAATAAAAATGTTTTTTCACACGTATAATTGGTAATTAATATATATCCCCCTAACCAACTTTACAGGTATGCCATATAGACCATCCGTTGACGAATATTTTCTTGAAATAGCCACCGTTATAGCCAAAAGATCCACATGTCTTCGCAACCGGGTGGGAGCGGTTATCGTACGGGATAAACAGATCCTTTCCACCGGTTACAACGGAGCCCCGAGTAATATGGAACACTGTCTGGATATCGGATGTATCCGGCAAAAAAACAATATCGAATCAGGCACACGTCATGAGAAATGCCGGGCAGTGCATGCCGAACAGAATGCCATTATACAGGCAGCATTGCATGGAGCTGGAATCGAAGGGGCAACTCTCTACTGTACACACCAACCCTGCATCCTGTGTACCAAAATGATAATCAATTCCCGAATAAACCGGGTGGTTTACCTGACATCATATCCGGATACTGATGCTCTGGATTTCTTTAATGATGCGGGAGTGGAGATAATAAATCTGCCAGTATCAAGACTTCTTGGAAATGCGTAAAGCTTTCTTAATGAGATCCATATTGTCCGGCCGGTACAACTGGCGTGCAGATGTTTTTTCCTCGGTAAACAGGGGTATACCCCGTACAACAACTACCGGATTACCTCCACTACCCTCTCCCATCAGCAGGTTTGCAGCCGCTGCCACTTCATCGGCAACCGCTTCCTCACTGATCTGCATTTCATAGCCGAAAAGATCCTTCGTACCCTTCCAGTGATAAATGGGAGCAGCATGGTACAACCCTATTGCAACACCTGTCTGACCCAGTCTGAAAGCCCTGCCATTGGTATCAGTTACCACAACAGCAATCCTGCAACCTGTAATCTCTTCAACACTCTCACCTATACTTCTGGCACTGGCATCCCCGTCCCGGGGAAGATCGGCAAGTAAATCGTTCTCGACATTGGAATCATCCACTCCCGCATTGATGCATACATGTGCCCTGTCGGATTGAACAAGCATCACAGGAGATTCAACAAAACACTCGCTGCACCTGTCAAGTACCGCCTGTACAAGCCGTGGATCCTTATCATCCTTTCTGCCAATCGCAATTGCCTGGGCAGAGGGGTTAATATTGTCAAGGGAAAACAGTTCATTTTCGGCTTTTGCAATGATGGTAGAAGCAATAACCAGCACATCACCATCTTCCAGCACGGCATGCTCACATATAATGGCCGCAATATCGTCACCGGGTTTTATCAGAGGTATATCATCAACAGTAAAGGCTTCCATCTTCACCTTTTTTCAACTCCACAGGAAAATACAGCAGCTCATAAATAATACTAGCCCTATATATTAACCTGCGGCGATGATGAGAGTTACCCCCACCGAGCAAAGTATGAGGACAAAACTTAACTGATGCCGCAAAAAATGAAACCTCCCTGCAAACTGCAGAGAGGTAATATCACATTTAATTAACTTATTCGATTGAGATCTTCGGTTTTTCAGCTTCTTTGGTTTTTGGTAATGTGACTGTCAGCACCCCTTCCTCAAGTTTGGCCGTGGCGCCTTCCTCAGTCACAGAAGCCGGCAAAGAAACCGCCCTGGAGAAACTTGAATACCTGCGCTCTTTCTGGAAGTAACCTTCTTCCTCTTTCTCTTCTTCCTTTTTACATTCTGCACTGATCTCAATCATGCCCTCGGATACACGGATGTCCACATCCTCCTTATTGACACCTGGCAGATCTGTGGTAACCACTACTGAATCATCCTTCTCCTGGACATCCACAAGAGGAGCCATCGTTTCGCCACCCTTCCATTGCACCGAAGGTAAGAATTCCCTGAAAAGGTCGTTTAGGTAATCCTGTGTCTGTTTGATCTCATCGAATGGATCCCATCTACTTACTGAAGGTGAATTTCCCCTGCGTATTAATCCTCTTTTCATATTATACCACTCCTGTTATTCCTGTTGTGGAAATAACAGGACATCATTATGTGATTACATCTTTAAGTGCTTTTCGAAACTCAAAGGGAAAGCAGGGTATGTATCAGTTCGCAACCTTTGACAGTTGAAAGTATACCATCTGTTGCTGCATCTTCTGAGTAAGTTTTGACGATATCGGCATCCTGATTGAAAGAGGGATAGATCACAAAGGGTACAGGATCTGGAGTATGGGTTCTTACTGCAATTGGTGTAGGGTGGTCGGGAAGGACAAGTACGTTACACTCTTCTGGCAGTTTTTCTATTCCTTTAAGAATGGTACCCACAACTTTGGAATCAAAATCCTCTACTGCCTGTATCTTGGCTTCCAAACTACCCATATGTCCGGCTTCATCGGGAGCTTCCACATGAACAAAAACAATGTCATGATCTTTCAGAGATTCAAGGG from Methanohalophilus halophilus includes these protein-coding regions:
- a CDS encoding bifunctional 5,6,7,8-tetrahydromethanopterin hydro-lyase/3-hexulose-6-phosphate synthase encodes the protein MMLIGEALIGEEPELAHIDLMIGDKEGPVGQAFATGMTQLSAGHTPLLSVIRPNLPTKPSTLIVPKVTVKNMDQASQIFGPAQAAVSKAVADAVEEEIVPKEKADDLVIVASVFIHPQALDYNRIYRYNYGATKLALKRAMENFPAVDTVLDEKDKGSHAIMGFKVSRLWDPPYLQVALDNPNLEAVLNVVRQLPKSDHLILEAGTPLIKRYGVDVITKLREVKPDAFIVADLKTLDTGNLEARMVADATADAIVVSALAPVPTLEKAISEAHKTGIYAVMDTLNHPDPMDVLEKLNELPDVVELHRAIDVEDTAYAWGSIEAIKELSPKILVAVAGGVRVHTIPDALKAGADVLVVGRAITNSKDIRQSAEQFVEGLNKPEIDQFRVMTDF
- a CDS encoding prephenate dehydrogenase: MKILIIGGTGEMGQWFATFFKSRGYEVWISGKSGKMEVAERLGVHFTAEPDIVIPTCDIVIVSVPINITPTLIEQTGPKMKKGSLLMDLTSLKKKPVEAMKRYVPENVEFLGTHPMFGPSIPSLQGQTFILTPVDGRCERWFDHIFNLLSEEEASIEVITPDEHDHFVSIVQGLTHFAYITIGATMQKLDFDVKGSRRFMSPVYDIMLDFVGRILGQNPELYALIQMENPEVIRVHDIFIERCRHFSSMVRSHDTGQFCEDMKAAALHFGDTSSALRRSDKLINSKVAEFEELVHSTGHERGLLHIYSGKMHVGIVKKVTSSNVTLKEGKKELQLKIGNIRILSADELNHWKENKLKPTLRDISVFIPRSARPFTIQQILDCRIDGVKVETIDTYPHKKGPSATFRLNIRGDLDAYEIHREMEELLEGMGCSLRK
- a CDS encoding transcriptional regulator; translation: MVSEVEMNNILVALNEINDKLDRLLFQQDSSSHVSQEDDLNELDVMTLLSLPDHLRTTATVLFEMGTATAAQISEKTSKERAVESNYLNQLVRMGHVHKYRNGRKVFFSVQLP
- a CDS encoding ParA family protein; its protein translation is MKDTFTIAVHSPRGGTGKTSVAINLACAYAKEGKDVCLLDMDLKSPSAFNGMFPPSDKWINDIFDYKKNIREVIVDSSKSIASEARFYVGYSNPEISAIREFSSKDRKWQSNALKALIQSKKNLQKEGFDVVIMDTSPGVDFTSANIVASSDYVLMVVKPNEYCLTNIKQAIDGIYTPLGKKCGIVENMCLNEQSLQMSKKYGVPVLTSIPCMCEVSMHGLSKVFTVKEPSHPFSSAIDRLKNSINY
- the tpiA gene encoding triose-phosphate isomerase codes for the protein MDSPLIVVNFKTYSQGTGEAAVKIAAACRDVAAEAGVTIGVAPQLCDIYRVASQVDVPVYAQHVDGVSPGSNTGHVMASCVQQAGAVGCLINHSERRLNLADIEASVSAARAEGLTTIVCTNNIPTTAAAAALAPEYVAVEPPELIGTGVPVSQADPDVVKGSVEAVKRINPDVQVLCGAGISRGEDLTAAMDLGSVGVLLASGIVKAEDPRSALEDLVSPL